A single window of uncultured Methanospirillum sp. DNA harbors:
- a CDS encoding NusA-like transcription termination signal-binding factor encodes MGVVLNEEKLALIARFEHLTGAGSRDVIADEENNRFIFIVNNGEMGLAIGKQGANIKKAAETLGKRCEVVEYSDDPSQFLKNCFHPAKVTEIQYSDYHGDQIAHVVIMDEDRGLAIGKAGKNLNRTKMLALREHNIQNIILE; translated from the coding sequence ATGGGAGTAGTTCTTAACGAAGAGAAGCTGGCCCTGATCGCCCGGTTTGAGCACCTGACCGGTGCGGGAAGCCGTGACGTCATCGCCGACGAGGAGAATAACCGGTTTATCTTTATCGTAAATAACGGTGAGATGGGGCTTGCCATCGGCAAACAGGGTGCCAATATTAAGAAAGCAGCCGAAACGCTGGGCAAGCGCTGTGAGGTTGTGGAGTACTCGGATGATCCGAGTCAGTTCCTCAAGAACTGCTTCCATCCGGCCAAGGTCACCGAGATTCAGTACTCGGATTACCACGGTGATCAGATCGCCCATGTGGTGATCATGGATGAGGATCGGGGACTTGCCATCGGAAAGGCAGGCAAGAATCTGAACCGTACAAAGATGCTTGCTCTCCGCGAGCACAATATCCAGAACATTATTCTCGAGTAA
- a CDS encoding 50S ribosomal protein L30e, which yields MDFNTSLRRAIKTGTVILGQNETRESIESKKAQLIVVAENCPKEFVEYLSGKEQVKAHTFPGSSVQLGRACGKPFMVSALAVVEAGESDILSLSR from the coding sequence ATGGATTTCAACACTTCCCTCAGACGGGCAATCAAGACCGGGACCGTGATCCTTGGTCAGAATGAGACTAGAGAGAGTATCGAGAGCAAAAAAGCACAGCTCATTGTAGTTGCAGAGAACTGCCCGAAGGAGTTTGTTGAGTACCTTTCCGGCAAGGAACAGGTCAAGGCTCACACCTTCCCGGGTTCAAGTGTCCAGCTCGGCCGTGCCTGTGGTAAGCCATTCATGGTAAGCGCCCTGGCAGTTGTGGAAGCAGGCGAGTCTGACATCCTGAGCCTTTCAAGGTAA